In the genome of Streptomyces fagopyri, the window GTGCCCACATCCGGACCCCGAACAGTCGCGAGGCGGTCGCAACGGTCCATTAGCGATCCGTTCCCTCGCGGGGGAGGCGCAGTTGCCATGATGCTGACTTCGCGCACCCGCAGAGATGTTCCGAAAGCACCGAAGCGCCCGCCCCGCACCTGGGTCCCACCACACCGCGTGCGGACGGGCCATGCCGACCTTCGTCGGCACTCCCGAGGGAAGTGATCGATGGTCTCCGAGAACTCCGACGCCTCGGCCGCCGAGTCGTCCGCGCTGGCGTTGAAGATACTGGTCGCCGGCGGGTTCGGCGTGGGGAAGACCACCCTGGTGGGCGCGGTCAGCGAGATCCGCCCGTTGCGCACCGAGGAACTGCTGAGCGAGGCGGGCCAGTCGGTGGACGACACCGAGGGAGTGGACCGCAAAGCCACGACCACCGTCGCCATGGACTTCGGCCGCATCACCATCCGCTCCGGTCTCTCCCTCTACCTCTTCGGCACCCCGGGGCAGGACCGGTTCTGGTTCCTCTGGGACGAACTGTCGCTGGGCGCGCTCGGCGCCGTCGTCCTCGCGGACACCCGACGACTCGAGGACTGCTTTCCCGCGGTGGACTACTTCGAGCACCGGCACATCCCCTTCGTGGTGGCCGTCAACTGCTTCGCGGGCGCCCGGGCCTACGGAGCCCAGGACGTGTCCCGCGCCCTCGACCTCGACCGGGGCACACCCGTGGTGCTCTGCGACGCCCGTGACCGCGACTCCGGGAAAGAGGTGCTGATCCGACTGGTGGAGTACGCCGGGCGGGTGCACACCGCCCGGCTGCTCGACTCCGTCGGCTGAGGCATCCACGTCGCAGGAGGCCCAAGGACGAACGCCCTAGTCCGCCACCGCGGAGTAGGCGAGAATCTTGTCGATGCGCACGCGGACGAGGAGTTCGCCCGGGACGCCGTTGCGCCTGCCGAACTCCTCCGCCCGCTCCGCGCCCATGTAGCGGCCGCCGATGCGGGCGGCCCAGTGGCGCAACTCGTCAGGCTCCTCGGACAGTTCGGCCCGGCCCTCCAGTACCACGAAGCCGAACGGCGGCCGGTCGTCGTCCACGCAGAGGGCGACTCGGCCGTCACGGGCCAGGTTCCGCCCCTTCACGGTCTCCTTCGATGTGTTGAAGACCAGGTCGTCGCCGTCCAGCAGGAACCAGATCGGTGCCACGTGCGGACTTCCGTCCGCCCGGACGGTCGAAAGTTTTCCGGTGCGGGTGCCGTCTGAGACGAACGCCCGCCACTGCTCGTCGGTCATCTTCTGTGCCATGCCCCCATCCTCCTTGCCCGGAGGGCGGCCGTGGGGAAGGCTGGCTGGTCGAATCCTCCGGTCAGGGGGAGTCACCACACGGGGAGACGGACATGGAGCAGAACACGGGACTCGGCTGGTTGCTGGACGATCTGACCGAGCGCGTCGAACACGTACGGCACGCGTTGGTGCTCTCCAACGACGGGCTGGTGACGGGTGCGAGCACGGGACTGCGACGCGAGGACGCCGAACACCTGGCGGCGGTCTCGTCAGGTCTGCACAGTCTGGCCAAGGGCTCGGGCCGTCACTTCGGCGCGGGTCAGGTACGCCAGACGATGATCGAGTTCGACGAAGCGGTGCTCTTCGTCACCGCGGCCGGCGACGGCAGCTGTCTGTGCGTTCTCAGCGCCGCGGAGGCCGACATCGGTCAGGTCGCCTACGAGATGACCCTGCTGGTGAACCGTGTCGGCGAACACCTGCGCGTGGACACACGCCAGCCGGAACGATCCCCCTCACTGGACTCCTGACCTGCGGAGACGGCGCTCGCGGCCGAGTTATCCACAGGCGCCCCGCAAGATCCCGCGAACCGGCTACGGTTTTTCTCGAAGCAAGCGCACACCGGCGCGAGCACCGTACTCCACGGGGGAGACCGCCATGTCCGGCAACACCATCACGCAGTCCGTCACCTTGTCCCTCGCCCGCGCCGCCCGGGAACTGGAGCTCAGGCGCGGCGAGTTCGACCTGGCCGTACACCTCGGACACGTACGCACGGTCCCCGACGAAGGGGGAGGCGGACGCCGGGTCACCCATGCGGAGATCGACCGCGTGCGTTCCCAGGACGGCTTTCCCGACTCGCTGCGAGAGCGCGTCAAGGCCGTCGGCACGGCAGAGGGCGCCGCCCTCATGGGCATCTCCACCGCCAGGTTCACGCGCCTCGCGCGCCTGGGCCTCGTGGTGCCGGTCAAGGTCTATCTGAACCGCTACCGGGCCGTGGTCTGGCTCTACCTCGCAGAGGACCTGCGCCGGTTCCCGACCGACAGGCAGAACGCTCCGCTGCTCAAGGGCCGCACGCCCGAGGGGCTCCGCGACCAGCTGGAGGCCGGCCTGGACCGCCGGCCCCGCAACTGGCGTGGCCGGAACATGGGATTCCAGCTGCGCCAGGCGGAAGGACCCTGGGCGAGGGCAGCGGTCGTGGCCTCCCTGCTCGACCCCGTCCAGGTGGAGGAGGTCGTCACATATCCGCACGAGCGCGCCTGCCTGGACCGCTTCCGCCCCGAACGCCCCTCCCACGGCGCACCGGACTCGCCCGCCGCGCGCATCGTCTCCCGGATCATGACAGCCGACGACCCTGACGAGATCAGCTGGCTCCGCGCCGACCTCGGTCAAGCCGTCGCGGAAGCACGGGAGACCGAGCCCGCACCGCGTCCGACGCTGCGGCCAGGGCCCGGCGTCGCCCCGGAACCGGCCGGATGGTTCTCGGAGGGTCCGCTCCCGGCGGCCGCCCGCCCGGCTCCTTCAGCTCCGGCCGCGCTCGCTCCGGCCGCCTCGGTGCCGGGAGTCGCCGGGCGGGGAGTCCCTGGGCCGGGCGTCTCTCCGACGGTGCCTTCGCGGCCGGAGACAGCCACCGCCGAAGACCTGCCCGAGGCCGGGGAACGCGGGCGGCAGCGCGGGCTGCTCGGCTGGTTGCGCCGCGGAAGCACCTGACAACCTGACGAGCTCGCCCACCATCTACAGCGCGCGGAACAGACCCTCCTGGACGACCGAGACGAGCAGGCGTCCCTTCTGGTCGTAGATGCGTCCTCGGGCAAGCCCCCGCCCGCCGGTTGCGATGGGCGACTCCTGGTCGTACAGGAACCACTCGTCCGCCCGGAACGGCCGGTGGAACCACATGGCGTGGTCGAGCGAGGCCATGTCGAAGCCGCGCGGACCCCACAACGGCTCCACCGGGATGCGGACGGCGTCCAGGAGGGTCATGTCACTCGCGTACGTGAGGGCGCACGTGTGGACGAGAGGGTCGTCGCCCAGCGGTCCCACGGCCCGCATCCACACCGCGCTGCGCGGCTCCGCGTCCTTGATCTCGTCCGGCGTCCAGCGCAGCCGGTCCACGTACCGGATGTCGAACGGCTGGCGGCGCGCCATGCGTTCCAACGCCTCCGGAAGTGTGCCCAGGTGCTTGGAGATCTCCTGCGGCAGCGTCGGCAGCGACTCGGGGTCGGGGACTTCGCGGGCCGGCGGCAGTTGGTGCTCGAACGTCCCCTCTTCGGACTTGTGAAAGGAAGCGGTCAGATTGAAGATCGTGCGCCCCTGCTGCACGGCGGTGACTCGCCGGGTCGTGAAAGAGCGCCCGTCCCGGACCCGTTCGACCTGGTACACGATCGGCACGCCCGGCCTGCCCGGACGCAGGAAGTACGCGTGCAGCGAGTGCACCGGCCGGTCGCCCTCCGTGGTGCGCCCGGCGGCGACCAGCGCCTGGCCCGCCACCTGGCCACCGAAGACACGCTGCAGCGACTCGTCCGGGCTGCGGCCACGGAAGATGTTGACCTCGATCTTCTCCAGGTCGAGCAGGTCGACGAGTCTCTCGGCTGGGTTCGTCATGCGGGGAATTCTCCTGTGCTCACAACTGGCCGACGTCGGTGACCTTGACCACGGCACGGCCCTCCGCGTCGGACGCCGTGAGGTCGACCTCCGCGCTGATGCCCCAGTCGTGGTCGCCGTTCGGGTCGGCGAAGGTCTGACGGACGCGCCACAGGCTGTTCTGCGGCTCCTCCACGATGGACAGCAGCTTCGGACCACGGGCGTCGGGACCGGTGCCGAGGTCCTCGTACTCGTCCCAGTACTTGTCCATCGCGTCGCCCCAGGCATCGGCGTCCCAGCCGGAGTCGGCGTCCATCGCGCCCAGTTCGCCGACGTTGTCGAGCGCGGCGAGTTCGACGCGGCGGAACATCGCGTTGCGGACGAGGACACGGAAGGCGCGGGCGTTCGCGGTGACCGGCTTGACCTGGTCGGCCTTCTCCTGGGCCTCCTCGGCCGTCATCTCCTCCGGGTTGGCGAGCTGCTCCCACTCGTCCAGCAGGCTGGAGTCGACCTGGCGCACCAACTCACCCAGCCAGGCGATCAGATCCTCCAGGTCCTCGGACTTGAGGTCGTCCGGGACGGTGTGTTCGAGGGCCTTGTAGGCGCTGGCCAGGTAGCGCAGGACAATGCCCTCGGTGCGCGCGAGCTCGTAGAAGGAGACGAACTCGGTGAAGGACATGGCGCGTTCGTACATGTCACGGATCACGGACTTCGGCGACAGCGGATGGTCGCCGACCCACGGGTGGCTCGTGCGGTAGGTGTTGTAGGCGTGGAAGAGCAACTCCTCCATCGGCTTCGGGTATGTCACGTCCTGGAGCCGCTCCATACGATCCTCGTACTCGACGCCGTCCGCCTTCATCGCGGCCACGGCCTCGCCCCGCGCCTTGTTCTGCTGGGCCGCGAGGATCTGCCGCGGATCGTCCAGCGTGGATTCCACGACGGACACCATGTCGAGCGCGTACGACGGGGACTCGGGGTCCAGGAGGTCGAACGCGGCGAGCGCGAACGTCGACAGCGGCTGGTTGAGCGCGAAGTCCTGCTGCAGGTCGACGGTGAGGCGCACGATGCGGCCCTCGGCGTCCGGCGTGTCCAGCTTCTCGACGATGCCGCCGTCGAGAAGCGAGCGGTAGATCGCGATCGCCCGCCGGATGTGCCGCAGCTGCTGCTTGCGCGGCTCGTGGTTGTCCTCCAGCAGATGACGCATCGCCTCGAAGGCGTTCCCGGGCCGCGCGATGACCGACAGAAGCATCGTGTGGGTCACCCGGAAGCGGGAGGTGAGCGGCTCGGGTTCGGAGGAGATGAGCTTTTCGAAGGTGTTGTCCGTCCACCCGACGAAGCCCTCGGGGGCCTTCTTGCGCACCACCTTGCGACGCTTCTTCGGGTCGTCGCCGGCCTTGGCGAGGGCCTTCTCGTTCTCGATCACGTGCTCGGGAGCCTGACCGACGACGTACCCCGCCGTGTCGAAGCCCGCCCGTCCTGCGCGCCCCGCGATCTGGTGGAACTCACGGGCGCGCAGCGTGCGTACGCGATTGCCGTCGTACTTCGTCAGCGCGGTGAACAGCACGGTGCGGATGGGGACGTTGACCCCTACGCCCAGGGTGTCCGTGCCGCAGATGACCTTCAGCAGGCCGGCCTGGGCCAGCTTCTCGACCAGCCTGCGGTACTTGGGGAGCATGCCGGCGTGATGGACACCGATACCGTGGCGCACGTACCGGGAGAGGTTCTGGCCGAACTTGGTGGTGAACCGGAAATTGCCGATCAGCTCGGCGATCTGGTCCTTCTCCTCCCGGGTGCACATGTTGATGCTCATCAGCGCCTGCGCCCGCTCCACGGCCTGCGCCTGGGTGAAGTGGACGATGTAGACCGGGGCCTGCTTGGTCGCGAGCAGTTCGGTGATCGTCTCCGTCAGCGGAGTCAGCACGTACTCGTAGGACAGGGGCACGGGCCGGGTCGCCGAGCGGACCACCGACGTGGGGCGGCCGGTGCGCCGAGTGAGGTCCTTCTCGAACATCGAGACGTCGCCGAGCGTTGCCGACATCAGGATGAACTGCGCCTGGGGCAGTTCCAGGATCGGGATCTGCCACGCCCAGCCGCGGTCGGCCTCCGCGTAGAAGTGGAACTCGTCCATCACGACCTGCCCGACATCGGCGTGCTTGCCGTCCCGCAGCGCGATGGACGCCAGCACCTCGGCGGTACAGCAGATGACGGGCGCGTCGGCGTTGACGGAGGCGTCGCCGGTCAGCATGCCCACGTTCTCGGTGCCGAAGATCTTGCACAGCTCGAAGAACTTCTCCGACACAAGCGCCTTGATCGGCGCCGTGTAGAAAGTGACCTCGTCCCGGGCGAGCGCGGCGAAGTGCGCACCCGCGGCGATCATGCTCTTCCCCGAGCCGGTGGGGGTCGAGACGATCACGTTGGCCCCGGAGACCACCTCGATCAGCGCCTCCTCCTGATGGGGGTAGAGCGTGAGACCACGTTCCCCGGCCCACGACTCGAAGGCTTCGTAGAGGGCGTCGGGATCTGCGGTCTGCGGCAGCTGATCGATAAGGGTCACGCCCCCATCTTGCCTGTCGACCCGGTCGATGGGGGAATCGGATGTCCGGCCGAAGATCACGAACGCTACGCTGTGGCGCCGGCGAAGCGTCACCGTACGCGGGCAACTGGACAGCGGTACAAGTGGAATGGGGCGGGGAACGGCCATGATGGGACCAGCACACTCACTGTCGGGGGCCGCGGCCTGGCTCGGCGTCGGGGCAGCCGCCGCCGCCACCGGTCACACCATGCCCTGGCCGGTCCTCCTCGTGGGGGCCCTGATCTGCGCGGGAGCCGCGCTCGCCCCCGACCTGGACCACAAGGCGGCGACCATTTCGCGGGCCTTCGGGCCGATCTCACGAGGGCTGTGCGAGATCGTCGACAAGCTCTCGTACGCCGTCTACAAATCGACACGCAAGGCGGGCGACCCGCGGCGCTCCGGTGGCCACCGCACGCTGACGCACACCTGGCTGTGGGCGGTGATGATCGGCGCGGGGTCCTCGGTGATGGCGATCACCGGCGGTCGCTGGGCGGTCCTGGCGATCCTCTTCGTGCACATGGTGCTCGCGATCGAGGGGCTGCTGTGGCGGGCCGCGCGCGGGTCCAGCAGCGACGTCCTGGTCTGGCTGCTGGCCGCGACCAGCGCGTGGATCCTCGCCGGGGTCCTGGACAAGCCGGGCAACGGCTCGGACTGGCTGTTCACCGCGCCTGGCCAGGAGTACCTGTGGCTGGGCCTGCCGATCGTCCTGGGCGCGCTGGTGCACGACATCGGGGACGCGCTGACGGTGTCCGGCTGTCCGATCCTGTGGCCGATCCCGCTCGGCCGCAAGCGCTGGTACCCGATCGGGCCGCCCAAGGTGATGCGTTTCCGGGCCGGCAGCTGGGTCGAGCTCAAAGTCCTGATGCCGGTGTTCATGCTGCTCGGCGGGGTGGGCTGCGCGGCGGCGCTCAACTTCATCTGACCGACCGGGGGAGCGCCGCGTCCGGCGACGACGGCGCTCCCGCGTCCGGTGGACGTGGTCCTCGAGGGTCCGGCCAACGGGGCGCACGCGCGCCCGGCGGGTGCGGTGCTCGCGCGTCCGGTCGACGGCGCTCGCGCCCGCCCGGCGGTGACGCGGTCAGGGGCTCACGCCGTGTCCTTCTCGTCGCCGCCCTGCCCGGAGGTCCCGTAGCGCTTCTCGAACTGCGCGATCCGGCCCTCGGAGTCCACTGTCCGGGCCTTGCCGGTGTAGAACGGGTGGCTTTCCGAGGAGATCTCGACATCGACGACCGGGTAGCTCTCGCCGTCGTCCCAGTCGATGGTCCGCTCGCTCGTCGCCGTGGACCGGGTGAGGAAGGCGAATCCGGCGGCGCGGTCACGGAAGACGACCGGGTGGTAGTCGGGCTGCTTGTCCTGCTGCATGGGTGCTCCTTGCGGGGGAAGGGCAGGCCGGGAAGGGCCCGGTCAGCCGGACAGGGTGTCCTCGTCCACGATGTGCATCGCGGCTTCCTCGGCCGAGGCGGCGGCGCCGTCGATGCCTACGTCGGTGGCGATCAGCCCGCTCTCCCCGTCCTCGTGGGCTCCTTCGGCAGGGGCGACGAGACGGCCGGAGCGGGCGGTGCCCACCTCGTTGTCCAGGGGTTCGCCGTCGCCGCCCTCGTAGTCGCCGATGCCGTCACCGTCGGGCTCCGCGATGTCAGGCACCTCTTCCGCGAGGCGCTGGTCCAGGGTCTCGCCGCGCATGCGCTCGGAGGCGGTCACCCCGGAGTGCTCCACCGCCCACGGCCGCTCCGGCGGGGACCAGCCACGGTCGAGCGGGTCGCCCACACCGTCGGATTCCAGGGTGTCCTCGACGTCGAGCAGCCCCGCGTCGTCCTGCACCTCGGATCCGTCGGGCTGGTAGACGTCGTCTCCCCATCCGTCGGCGCTCTCCACGGGTACCTCCAGGTGATGCGGGTGAGCCCGGTCCCACCACGCTCGTCGGCGGGCACGGTCACTGGACACCGGCCCCGCCCCGCGCGAACCGGGTGGTTCCCGGACGCTCCCCGAATCGGTGCCGACATCCAGCCTTCCACTCCGGTTCGGCACCGCGCAACGCCACAGGCTCCGACGCGGGACGGACCCGTCCACGGATCGAGGCCCGAGGCACCGCTGCGACGGCCCTGCCGGACCGGCGCCGGCCGCGCCGGCGGGTCGCGCTCGCGCGCACCCGACCGCCATGGGGGCACGGCCCGCTCCCCCGTGGCGCGGGGCTCGGTCACGATCACCTCATCCGTGCCAGGACCTCCACAGAGCCGCGTAGGCGCCGTCCGCGGCGACCAGGTCGTCGTGACTGCCCAGCTCACTGATCCGGCCGTTCTCCACGACGGCGATGACATCCGCGTCGTGGGCGGTGTGCAGCCGGTGGGCGATGGCGACGACGGTGCGACCGTCGAGGACGCGCGCCAGCGAGCGTTCCAGATGTCGGGCCGCGCGGGGGTCGAGGAGCGAGGTCGCCTCGTCCAGCACCAGTGTGTGCGGATCGGCGAGGACCAGCCGGGCCAGCGCGATCTGCTGGGCCTGCGCCGGGGTGAGCGCCAGCCCGCCCGAACCGACCTCGGTGTCCAGACCTTCGCCCAGGGCCCCTGCCCAGCCGTCGGCGTCGACCGCGCCCAGCGCCGCCCACAGTTCGGCGTCGGCGGCTCCCGTCCGGGCGAGCAGCAGGTTGTCGCGCAGGGAGCCCACGAAGACGTGGTGCTCCTGGTTGACCAGGGCCACGTGGGTACGGACCGCCTCCGCGGGCATCCGCGAGAGTTCGGCGCCGCCGAGCGTGATGTGGCCTTCCCTGGGGGCGTAGATCCCGGCGAGCAGCCTTCCCAGGGTGGACTTGCCCGCACCGGACGGGCCGACCAGTGCGAGCCGGGTGCCGGGCGGGACCTCCAGGGAGACCTTCCGCAGTACGTCCACGCCGGCGCGGTAGCCGAATCGCACCTCGTCCGCGTGCACGTCGCGCCCGTCCGGCATCACCTCCGGATCACCGGCGGCCGGTTCGATGTCCCGGACGCCGACCAGCCGCGCGAGCGAGACCTGGGCGACCTGCAGCTCGTCGTACCAGCGCAGGATCAGGCCCACCGGGTCGACCAGCATCTGGGCGATGAGCGCGCCCGTCGTCAGCTGTCCCACGTCGATCCAGCCCTGGAGGACGAAGGCCCCGCCGATCATGAGGACCGAGCACAGGACCGTGACGTGGGTGAGGTTGACGACGGGAAAGAGCACCGAGCGCAGCCACAGGGTGTAGCGCTCCCAGGCCGTCCACTCCTTGATGCGCCGCTCGGACAGGTCGATGCGGCGTCGGCCCAGCCGGTGCGCCTCGACGGTGCGTCCGGCGTCCACGGTCTCGGCGAGGGCGGCGGCGACGGCGGCGTATCCGGCTGCCTCCGAGCGGTAGGCGGACGGGGCACGCTTGAAGTACCAGCGGCAGCCGACGACCAGCAGCGGGACGGCGACCAGGACCGCGGGCGCGAGGGGCGGGGCGGTGACGGTCAGACCGCCGATCAGCAGCACGACCCACACCACGCCGATGGCCAGCTGGGGCACGGCTTCGCGCATCGCGTTGGCGAGGCGGTCGATGTCGGTGGTGATGCGGGACAGCAGATCGCCCGTGCCGGCCCGTTCCAGAACCCCGGGTGGCAGCCCGACCGAGCGGATGAGGAAGTCCTCGCGCAGGTCGGCGAGCATGCGTTCGCCGAGCATGGCGCCGCGCAGCCGGACCTCGCGTACGAACACGGACTGGATGACGAGTGCGGCGAGGAACAGCGCGGAGGTGCGTTCCAGGTGGAGGTCTCGCGCGTGCTCCGAGACCCGTTCGACGACCGCGCCCAGCAGGTAGGGCCCGGCCATCGAGGCCACCACGGCCACCGTGTTGACGGTGACGAGCAGCAGGAAGGCCCGGCGGTGCCGTTGGAAGAGTTCGGTGACGTAGGCGCGTACGGTCGCGGAG includes:
- a CDS encoding acyl-CoA thioesterase, with the translated sequence MTNPAERLVDLLDLEKIEVNIFRGRSPDESLQRVFGGQVAGQALVAAGRTTEGDRPVHSLHAYFLRPGRPGVPIVYQVERVRDGRSFTTRRVTAVQQGRTIFNLTASFHKSEEGTFEHQLPPAREVPDPESLPTLPQEISKHLGTLPEALERMARRQPFDIRYVDRLRWTPDEIKDAEPRSAVWMRAVGPLGDDPLVHTCALTYASDMTLLDAVRIPVEPLWGPRGFDMASLDHAMWFHRPFRADEWFLYDQESPIATGGRGLARGRIYDQKGRLLVSVVQEGLFRAL
- a CDS encoding GTP-binding protein, with the protein product MVSENSDASAAESSALALKILVAGGFGVGKTTLVGAVSEIRPLRTEELLSEAGQSVDDTEGVDRKATTTVAMDFGRITIRSGLSLYLFGTPGQDRFWFLWDELSLGALGAVVLADTRRLEDCFPAVDYFEHRHIPFVVAVNCFAGARAYGAQDVSRALDLDRGTPVVLCDARDRDSGKEVLIRLVEYAGRVHTARLLDSVG
- a CDS encoding metal-dependent hydrolase, translated to MMGPAHSLSGAAAWLGVGAAAAATGHTMPWPVLLVGALICAGAALAPDLDHKAATISRAFGPISRGLCEIVDKLSYAVYKSTRKAGDPRRSGGHRTLTHTWLWAVMIGAGSSVMAITGGRWAVLAILFVHMVLAIEGLLWRAARGSSSDVLVWLLAATSAWILAGVLDKPGNGSDWLFTAPGQEYLWLGLPIVLGALVHDIGDALTVSGCPILWPIPLGRKRWYPIGPPKVMRFRAGSWVELKVLMPVFMLLGGVGCAAALNFI
- a CDS encoding DUF6397 family protein, encoding MSGNTITQSVTLSLARAARELELRRGEFDLAVHLGHVRTVPDEGGGGRRVTHAEIDRVRSQDGFPDSLRERVKAVGTAEGAALMGISTARFTRLARLGLVVPVKVYLNRYRAVVWLYLAEDLRRFPTDRQNAPLLKGRTPEGLRDQLEAGLDRRPRNWRGRNMGFQLRQAEGPWARAAVVASLLDPVQVEEVVTYPHERACLDRFRPERPSHGAPDSPAARIVSRIMTADDPDEISWLRADLGQAVAEARETEPAPRPTLRPGPGVAPEPAGWFSEGPLPAAARPAPSAPAALAPAASVPGVAGRGVPGPGVSPTVPSRPETATAEDLPEAGERGRQRGLLGWLRRGST
- a CDS encoding DEAD/DEAH box helicase: MTLIDQLPQTADPDALYEAFESWAGERGLTLYPHQEEALIEVVSGANVIVSTPTGSGKSMIAAGAHFAALARDEVTFYTAPIKALVSEKFFELCKIFGTENVGMLTGDASVNADAPVICCTAEVLASIALRDGKHADVGQVVMDEFHFYAEADRGWAWQIPILELPQAQFILMSATLGDVSMFEKDLTRRTGRPTSVVRSATRPVPLSYEYVLTPLTETITELLATKQAPVYIVHFTQAQAVERAQALMSINMCTREEKDQIAELIGNFRFTTKFGQNLSRYVRHGIGVHHAGMLPKYRRLVEKLAQAGLLKVICGTDTLGVGVNVPIRTVLFTALTKYDGNRVRTLRAREFHQIAGRAGRAGFDTAGYVVGQAPEHVIENEKALAKAGDDPKKRRKVVRKKAPEGFVGWTDNTFEKLISSEPEPLTSRFRVTHTMLLSVIARPGNAFEAMRHLLEDNHEPRKQQLRHIRRAIAIYRSLLDGGIVEKLDTPDAEGRIVRLTVDLQQDFALNQPLSTFALAAFDLLDPESPSYALDMVSVVESTLDDPRQILAAQQNKARGEAVAAMKADGVEYEDRMERLQDVTYPKPMEELLFHAYNTYRTSHPWVGDHPLSPKSVIRDMYERAMSFTEFVSFYELARTEGIVLRYLASAYKALEHTVPDDLKSEDLEDLIAWLGELVRQVDSSLLDEWEQLANPEEMTAEEAQEKADQVKPVTANARAFRVLVRNAMFRRVELAALDNVGELGAMDADSGWDADAWGDAMDKYWDEYEDLGTGPDARGPKLLSIVEEPQNSLWRVRQTFADPNGDHDWGISAEVDLTASDAEGRAVVKVTDVGQL
- a CDS encoding roadblock/LC7 domain-containing protein, with amino-acid sequence MEQNTGLGWLLDDLTERVEHVRHALVLSNDGLVTGASTGLRREDAEHLAAVSSGLHSLAKGSGRHFGAGQVRQTMIEFDEAVLFVTAAGDGSCLCVLSAAEADIGQVAYEMTLLVNRVGEHLRVDTRQPERSPSLDS
- a CDS encoding PPOX class F420-dependent oxidoreductase, whose translation is MAQKMTDEQWRAFVSDGTRTGKLSTVRADGSPHVAPIWFLLDGDDLVFNTSKETVKGRNLARDGRVALCVDDDRPPFGFVVLEGRAELSEEPDELRHWAARIGGRYMGAERAEEFGRRNGVPGELLVRVRIDKILAYSAVAD
- a CDS encoding DUF5709 domain-containing protein; translated protein: MESADGWGDDVYQPDGSEVQDDAGLLDVEDTLESDGVGDPLDRGWSPPERPWAVEHSGVTASERMRGETLDQRLAEEVPDIAEPDGDGIGDYEGGDGEPLDNEVGTARSGRLVAPAEGAHEDGESGLIATDVGIDGAAASAEEAAMHIVDEDTLSG
- a CDS encoding ABC transporter ATP-binding protein, which encodes MIGLAPPAYDPAAPTTANTLPVGASATVRAYVTELFQRHRRAFLLLVTVNTVAVVASMAGPYLLGAVVERVSEHARDLHLERTSALFLAALVIQSVFVREVRLRGAMLGERMLADLREDFLIRSVGLPPGVLERAGTGDLLSRITTDIDRLANAMREAVPQLAIGVVWVVLLIGGLTVTAPPLAPAVLVAVPLLVVGCRWYFKRAPSAYRSEAAGYAAVAAALAETVDAGRTVEAHRLGRRRIDLSERRIKEWTAWERYTLWLRSVLFPVVNLTHVTVLCSVLMIGGAFVLQGWIDVGQLTTGALIAQMLVDPVGLILRWYDELQVAQVSLARLVGVRDIEPAAGDPEVMPDGRDVHADEVRFGYRAGVDVLRKVSLEVPPGTRLALVGPSGAGKSTLGRLLAGIYAPREGHITLGGAELSRMPAEAVRTHVALVNQEHHVFVGSLRDNLLLARTGAADAELWAALGAVDADGWAGALGEGLDTEVGSGGLALTPAQAQQIALARLVLADPHTLVLDEATSLLDPRAARHLERSLARVLDGRTVVAIAHRLHTAHDADVIAVVENGRISELGSHDDLVAADGAYAALWRSWHG
- a CDS encoding type B 50S ribosomal protein L31, with product MQQDKQPDYHPVVFRDRAAGFAFLTRSTATSERTIDWDDGESYPVVDVEISSESHPFYTGKARTVDSEGRIAQFEKRYGTSGQGGDEKDTA